In Deferribacter autotrophicus, the sequence GTGGACAGAAGATAAACATAAGGTTGGTATTATTCCTTCAAAAGAGGTGTCTGTACCTAAAGAGTTCCCCCTTGAAGATGGAAAAATACAGTGTAAAACATGCCATACTGCACATGGAACAGGTGAGCCGGAAAAAGAAGGGTATGAGAGAAGCATTTTTCTTAGAATAGATAATAAAAATTCAGAGTTATGTAAAGCTTGTCATATCAATAAAGTTGGTAGAAACAATCACCCATCATCTAAGATGAACATGTTGATAAATAATGATTTTTTTTCTGCAGGAGGAGTGCTTGGTGTAGACAATCAGGTTATATGTGAGAGTTGTCATACTCCACATGGACCAAAGGAAAAAAAACTTTTGCTTGGGAAATATGTTGATTCTGAATTGTGTTCTTATTGTCATACAGATAAGCTGACTCCTGGAAAATTCTATAAAAAAGGCTTGTTGAATCATCCTGTAAATATTGAATTTACAGATGATAAAAAAATAGAAAAATTGAAGCTAAAAGGAGCCTACTTTTCAAATAATCGAGAAATTGTATGTCTTACATGTCATAATACTCATAAAGGTGTCAATAAAAACCTTTTGATAATGAATAATCGTAATGATGAATTGTGCTTAAATTGTCATGAGGATAAAAGATATATTTATTATACAAAGCATAATCTAAAAAAAATGAAGAATTTTAAAAATAGATTTGGGAAATCGCCCTTTGAGCATGGAGTTTGTTCTGTATGTCATGATCCTCATGGTTGGGCCTTAAAATTGCCAGAAACAGATGACGATCTTTTATCAAAAGCTTGCTTTTCATGCCATTTGGATAAAAATATTGTAAAAAACAAAGTTATTGATAAGCAAAAATATAATCATCCTGTTTATGTGAAAACTAAATTTGATACATCACTACCTGTTTTTGGAAAAACAGTTGCGTACTTTAGTGAGTTTTACTTCGATACAAAAAAGAGAGAATATATAACATGTGCTACTTGCCACAATTCACATATTAAAAGTAAAAACTTTTTAAGAGAAGATGTGAAAAACAGCAGTTTGTGTCTTGATTGCCATAAGGATAAAAATTCTGTTGTAAACAGTAGTCATGGTAAAAATGATTTGAATTGTTTATCGTGCCACAAAGTGCATAATTCGAAAAATAAAAATTTATTGATAGATAAAGTTGATAATATCTGTTTGGATTGTCATAAAAGCGGGGGGGTAGCAGAAAAAAAACTTGTAGGTAAAAATAGTCACCCTGTAGATATATTGCCAAAAATAAAAATTCCAAAAGATATGAAGTTAGTAAACGGTAAAATAGAGTGTATTACATGTCACGAACCCCATAAAGCAGGAACTAAAAATAAATTCTTGAGAACGGATCCTAAAAATCTTGATATTTTCTGTTATAAATGCCATGGGGATAAGCAAGAAATAATTGATAGTGAGCATGATTTTAGAGACAGTAAACAGAGTGAGCTTTGTAGTAATTGTCATGTTCCTCACAATGCAAAAAACACAAAATTTTTATTCAGTAAGGAAATAGCTGAAAATAATGCAAATAGTTTTTGTATTATATGTCATGAAAAGAATGGAATAGCCAAAGAAAAAGTTGTTGTTATGATTCATCCTATAGGTGAGGTAAAAACTAAAAAAGATATTCTAAATGAATTAACATGTATCTCATGCCATGATCCCCATAAAAATGGCAATAGAAGGAAGTCTGAGTCTGTATTTAATAACAGTTTCTTAAAGTTTAATGCGAAAAAGTTTTGTATAACTTGTCATAAAGATAAGAGTGGATTTGTGAACTCTCCTCATAATATAAAGAATTTTGAGAATATAAGAAGAGTAAAAAGTTTAATAAAAGAATCTGATTTTTGTGGATTTTGCCACGGTGTCCATTTTAATAAAAATAAAAACGTGACATCACAAAATGTCTTGGATATATGTATAGAATGTCATAAGAAAAAAAATGTAGTAGATGAAAAACTTATTACAACAAGCCATCCTTTTGTAAATTTACATAAAGAAAAATATAAAGGTATGTTGCTTTTCAATGAAAAAATTCATTGTGCAACATGTCATAATCCGCATTCAGAATATAAAAATATGCTTGTGGAAGGTATTCAAAAATCTGATAAGTTATGTATTAGATGTCATGATGATAAAAAATATGTTTTCTATTCTGAGCATAATTTAAATAATATTTTTTCAAGAAAACTGAATTTTGTTTGTGGTGAGTGTCATAAAGCTCATAATTATCCAGAAGGTAACCGCTTATTGTGGCCAAAGGAAAAGAAAGATGATGAAATGATAAAAGAAATATGTTTAAGTTGTCATAGTGAATCAGGGGTGGCAAAAAAGAAAATTGTGAAATATTTTGGACATCCAAAAATACCTATGACTTTTAAATATAAAAGTAACGATGTTTTACCTATTTATAATGAAGAGGGGGAAAAAGATATAAATGGAGCTATAACATGCGCTACATGTCATAATGCTCACAGTTGGAGTGAGAAAGAGGAATATAGATATTCTTCAAAAAATAGTGAAGGGAATGCACTGACGAGTTTTTTAAAATATCGTAATGTAATTAATCTATGTAATACCTGTCATGGTATTGAAGGCTTGTTGCGTTACAAATATTATCATACCAATAAGTATAGGAAGATAAAAGAAGAAAAAAAGTTGAGGAAGAGAGGTTTTTTAGATATACTTATAGGGAAGTAGATAGATAAAAGTTAGATTGGCACATAATTTGCATGCTCTTGATTAAAAAAACAGGAGGTCTAGTTTATGAAGAAGTTTTTTCTTATTATTTTTTTGCTATCAATAAGTTATAGTCTGTATGCTTTTAACTGTACTACTTCTAAGTGTCATAATGATATCAAAAATTATGAATTTGCTCATGGTCCTGTTGCTGCAGAGCAATGTTTAGTATGTCATAATGCTAGTGATGCAGATTTGAAAAAACATATTAACAGGCCTAAAAGTTTTATCGATTTTAAATCTCCAACAGGTGATGAGCCTGTTTGTATAATGTGTCATGATAATAAGGTTGAAGGCAAGTTTGTTCATGAGCCTATAAATACAGGAGATTGTACAGCTTGTCATAATCCTCATGGAGGAAATAATAAGTTTTTTATAAAAGGTAAGAGTGAGTCTGAAACATGTTTTGAGTGTCATGAGAACAATAAAACAGTTAAAAAATTTTTACATGGTCCTGTGGCGGCAGGAGAATGTACATCATGTCACGATCCTCATTCTTCAAACTTTCAGTTCCAATTAAAGGCTAAGAAAGATGAACTATGTTTTATTTGTCATAATGATAAAAAAGATGGGTTTCATAAAGCAGTGGTGCATAAACCTGTGAAAGAAGGTTGTACTCAATGCCATGATCCTCATAATTCTGATACAAAATTTCACTTAAAGGCAAAATCAGAAAAAGATCTTTGTATGAAGTGTCATGGTAAAAATAAAAAGTTTGCTGACGTGTTAAATAATTCAAAGTATAAACATAAACCAGTGGATGAAGGTGCATGTGGAGATTGTCATAATCCTCATGCTTCAGATTTTGGTAAGCTGCTAGTTAGTGATGCTAAAAATGTATGTTTTGAATGTCATAATGATATAGGTGAAAGGGTTAAAAATTCAAAATTTGTCCATGGTCCTGTAGAAACTGATGGCTGTACTGCGTGCCATAGCGTACATGGCTCTAATAATGCATTTATTTTAAAAATGGCTTTTCCGAAAAAGTTTTATAATCAATATAGAAAAGGCTTATACGATTTATGTTTTAATTGCCATAATGAAGAAATTTTGCAGTATGCATCTACAACTAAATATACAGGTTTTAGAAATGGAGATAGAAACTTACATTATTTACATGTTAGAATAAAGGGTAAAGGAAGAAGCTGTAAGGCATGTCACGAAGTTCATGCTTCCAATCAACCAAAACATGTTAGAAAGTCAGTTCCTTTTGGATCAGGCGGATGGGAATTGCCTATTACTTTTACTAAAACAAAAACAGGTGGGAAGTGTATAGTAGGTTGTCATAAACCGAAGACTTATGATAGAGTACGTCCCGTTAAATATAATTAAAGGGGGATGTAATGAAAATTATTAGGTTTTTATTTATATTTTGTTTTGTTGCTAGCACGGTGTTATCTTTCCCTTTAAAAGGAGTAAAAAAAGGAGACGTAATTGATTTTAGCAAATTTGAGTCTTCTCATCCAAAATTTGAGCAGTCTGTAAAGGATAAAAAACTGAAGTTAATATTGTTTTGGAGAAGTGATAAAGGCTTAAGTGTAAAGGTAGCTAAGACTTTTGTAAGACTATGTTCTAGAAAAGATTTAGATTGCTATTCTTTGGATTTAAAAGGGGCCCAAAAAGAGGAAATCTTAAAAATTTTAGGTAAAGTTAACAATAATTTTTTTATTGTAAATTATAAGGGAGATGCTATTTTGGATTTTGGGATTTACACATTGCCAGTTACAGTTTTTTTGGATAAAAATGATAAGGTCTTAAATGCTATAGGGTATGAAGGACAATATTTTGTTAAAGTGGGAAGGTATATAAAGTATTTAACAGGAGAGATTAGTAAAGAAGAGTATGAAAAATTTCAAAATGTAACAAAAATAGTTAGAAAAAAGAGTATCTTGCCAGATATTAACTTTATTAAAAAGTTGATAAAAGATGGTCAAAAGGATGATGCCCTACAAAAGCTTGAATCTTTGAATAAAAAAGGGATAAATGACTTTGAAAAGGTAAAGTTAGCAGAGGTGTTG encodes:
- a CDS encoding cytochrome c3 family protein; this encodes MKGSIAFIFVFLLYSYLFAAPTGQEPAKECALCHFSWMEVFMFEHKDTDIASFPKKRVVATERICFSCHDGTVVDSRLRVWTEDKHKVGIIPSKEVSVPKEFPLEDGKIQCKTCHTAHGTGEPEKEGYERSIFLRIDNKNSELCKACHINKVGRNNHPSSKMNMLINNDFFSAGGVLGVDNQVICESCHTPHGPKEKKLLLGKYVDSELCSYCHTDKLTPGKFYKKGLLNHPVNIEFTDDKKIEKLKLKGAYFSNNREIVCLTCHNTHKGVNKNLLIMNNRNDELCLNCHEDKRYIYYTKHNLKKMKNFKNRFGKSPFEHGVCSVCHDPHGWALKLPETDDDLLSKACFSCHLDKNIVKNKVIDKQKYNHPVYVKTKFDTSLPVFGKTVAYFSEFYFDTKKREYITCATCHNSHIKSKNFLREDVKNSSLCLDCHKDKNSVVNSSHGKNDLNCLSCHKVHNSKNKNLLIDKVDNICLDCHKSGGVAEKKLVGKNSHPVDILPKIKIPKDMKLVNGKIECITCHEPHKAGTKNKFLRTDPKNLDIFCYKCHGDKQEIIDSEHDFRDSKQSELCSNCHVPHNAKNTKFLFSKEIAENNANSFCIICHEKNGIAKEKVVVMIHPIGEVKTKKDILNELTCISCHDPHKNGNRRKSESVFNNSFLKFNAKKFCITCHKDKSGFVNSPHNIKNFENIRRVKSLIKESDFCGFCHGVHFNKNKNVTSQNVLDICIECHKKKNVVDEKLITTSHPFVNLHKEKYKGMLLFNEKIHCATCHNPHSEYKNMLVEGIQKSDKLCIRCHDDKKYVFYSEHNLNNIFSRKLNFVCGECHKAHNYPEGNRLLWPKEKKDDEMIKEICLSCHSESGVAKKKIVKYFGHPKIPMTFKYKSNDVLPIYNEEGEKDINGAITCATCHNAHSWSEKEEYRYSSKNSEGNALTSFLKYRNVINLCNTCHGIEGLLRYKYYHTNKYRKIKEEKKLRKRGFLDILIGK
- a CDS encoding tetratricopeptide repeat protein codes for the protein MKIIRFLFIFCFVASTVLSFPLKGVKKGDVIDFSKFESSHPKFEQSVKDKKLKLILFWRSDKGLSVKVAKTFVRLCSRKDLDCYSLDLKGAQKEEILKILGKVNNNFFIVNYKGDAILDFGIYTLPVTVFLDKNDKVLNAIGYEGQYFVKVGRYIKYLTGEISKEEYEKFQNVTKIVRKKSILPDINFIKKLIKDGQKDDALQKLESLNKKGINDFEKVKLAEVLILLGKNQEAFELLKPISNKFIDAKFYIGLALYNLDNLDKALDYLVSIEKIYPNKGRLYYLLGKIYKKKGDYEKACGYFEKACDKEFIN
- a CDS encoding cytochrome c3 family protein translates to MKKFFLIIFLLSISYSLYAFNCTTSKCHNDIKNYEFAHGPVAAEQCLVCHNASDADLKKHINRPKSFIDFKSPTGDEPVCIMCHDNKVEGKFVHEPINTGDCTACHNPHGGNNKFFIKGKSESETCFECHENNKTVKKFLHGPVAAGECTSCHDPHSSNFQFQLKAKKDELCFICHNDKKDGFHKAVVHKPVKEGCTQCHDPHNSDTKFHLKAKSEKDLCMKCHGKNKKFADVLNNSKYKHKPVDEGACGDCHNPHASDFGKLLVSDAKNVCFECHNDIGERVKNSKFVHGPVETDGCTACHSVHGSNNAFILKMAFPKKFYNQYRKGLYDLCFNCHNEEILQYASTTKYTGFRNGDRNLHYLHVRIKGKGRSCKACHEVHASNQPKHVRKSVPFGSGGWELPITFTKTKTGGKCIVGCHKPKTYDRVRPVKYN